One Candidatus Methylomirabilota bacterium DNA segment encodes these proteins:
- the hemL gene encoding glutamate-1-semialdehyde 2,1-aminomutase, whose product MSESKRLWDRATGVIPGGVNSPVRAFRGVGGEPFFVARAAGARLWDVDGHEYIDFLGSWGPLILGHAPAPVVAAITTAAARGTSYGAPTPAEVELAEVIAAAYPSMELVRLVSSGTEAAMSAIRLARGATGRTLLVKFDGCYHGHADSLLVKAGSGGATFSIPDSAGVPAPLAELTLTAPFNDAEAVRALFRERGREIAAVIVEPVAGNMGVVPPRPGFLEGLRAVTREHAALLIFDEVITGFRVAYGGAQERYGVRPDLTCLGKIIGGGLPVGAYGGSRAVMAHVAPLGAVYQAGTLSGNPLAVAAGLATLARLADRAVYATLEARGAELERGLTRAAASAGVPLTVNRVGSMLTAFFCAGPVTDYASARRSDTTRYARWFHAMRERGVFLAPSQFEAAFVSLAHTDADIAEAARAAAAALATLSGALAD is encoded by the coding sequence TTGAGCGAGTCGAAGCGGCTCTGGGACCGGGCGACGGGCGTCATCCCCGGCGGCGTCAACAGCCCGGTGCGCGCCTTCCGCGGTGTCGGCGGCGAGCCGTTCTTCGTGGCGCGCGCCGCCGGTGCCAGGCTCTGGGACGTGGACGGGCACGAGTACATCGACTTCCTCGGCTCGTGGGGGCCCCTCATCCTCGGCCACGCGCCGGCACCGGTCGTCGCGGCGATCACCACGGCCGCGGCCCGGGGCACGAGTTACGGCGCGCCGACGCCCGCCGAGGTGGAGCTGGCCGAGGTGATCGCGGCCGCCTACCCGTCCATGGAGCTGGTCCGCCTCGTGAGCTCGGGGACGGAAGCCGCGATGAGCGCGATCCGCCTGGCGCGGGGCGCCACGGGCCGCACGCTCCTGGTGAAGTTCGATGGCTGCTACCACGGCCACGCCGACAGCCTCCTCGTCAAGGCGGGCTCGGGCGGCGCAACCTTCTCGATCCCCGACAGCGCCGGCGTGCCGGCGCCGCTCGCGGAGCTCACGCTCACGGCGCCGTTCAACGACGCGGAGGCCGTCCGCGCGCTCTTCCGCGAGCGCGGGCGCGAGATCGCGGCGGTGATCGTCGAGCCGGTTGCGGGCAACATGGGCGTCGTGCCGCCCCGCCCGGGCTTCCTCGAGGGCCTCCGTGCGGTCACGCGTGAGCACGCCGCGCTCCTGATCTTCGACGAGGTGATCACGGGGTTCCGCGTCGCCTACGGCGGCGCCCAGGAGCGCTACGGCGTCAGGCCCGACCTCACGTGCCTCGGCAAGATCATCGGCGGCGGGCTCCCGGTCGGCGCGTACGGCGGCTCGCGCGCGGTCATGGCCCACGTGGCGCCGCTCGGCGCCGTGTACCAGGCGGGCACGCTGTCGGGAAACCCGCTCGCCGTCGCGGCCGGGCTCGCGACGCTCGCGCGGCTGGCGGACCGGGCGGTCTACGCGACGCTCGAGGCGCGCGGGGCCGAGCTCGAGCGCGGGCTCACGCGCGCGGCGGCGAGCGCCGGCGTGCCGCTCACGGTGAACCGCGTCGGCTCGATGCTGACCGCGTTCTTCTGCGCCGGGCCGGTGACCGATTACGCGTCCGCCCGGCGGAGCGACACGACGCGGTACGCGCGCTGGTTCCACGCGATGCGCGAGCGCGGCGTGTTCCTCGCCCCCTCGCAGTTCGAGGCGGCGTTCGTCTCGCTCGCGCACACGGATGCCGACATCGCGGAGGCCGCTCGCGCCGCCGCCGCCGCGCTCGCGACGCTCTCGGGGGCGCTTGCCGATTGA
- a CDS encoding M67 family metallopeptidase, which yields MILTPDELTAIRRQAIEEYPHESCGVVVARGGERRLVRCRNAQDELHAKDPVRHPRDARTAYYIDPADLLRIGRLEAEGFAVAVIYHSHVDAGAYFSDTDRRQALIGGEAAYPEAAYVVTSIVDGRPDAVAAFRWSAERRDFLPVDLGLEAAGGTRGRT from the coding sequence GTGATCCTGACCCCGGACGAGCTCACGGCGATCCGCCGCCAGGCGATCGAGGAATACCCGCACGAGTCGTGCGGCGTCGTCGTCGCGCGCGGCGGCGAGCGGCGCCTCGTGCGGTGCCGGAACGCCCAGGACGAGCTTCACGCCAAGGACCCGGTCCGTCACCCGCGCGACGCGCGGACCGCGTACTACATCGACCCCGCGGACCTGCTCCGGATCGGCCGTCTCGAGGCGGAGGGCTTCGCGGTCGCCGTCATCTATCATTCGCACGTGGACGCGGGCGCCTATTTCTCCGACACCGACCGGCGCCAGGCGCTGATCGGGGGCGAGGCGGCCTATCCCGAGGCGGCGTACGTGGTGACGTCGATCGTGGACGGACGGCCCGACGCGGTCGCCGCGTTCCGCTGGAGCGCCGAGCGACGCGATTTCCTCCCGGTGGACCTCGGGCTCGAGGCCGCCGGCGGCACGCGCGGGCGGACTTGA
- a CDS encoding MoaD/ThiS family protein, whose translation MAVTVYIPTPFRRATNNKDRVQVAAETVGALLDELEGSYAGLRGLVRAEGGAVHHHVNIYVNNEAIEALQGLSTPLRDGDEVAIIPALAGGGW comes from the coding sequence ATGGCCGTGACCGTGTACATTCCGACGCCGTTCCGGAGGGCGACGAACAACAAGGACCGCGTGCAGGTGGCCGCCGAGACCGTCGGCGCGCTGCTCGACGAGCTCGAGGGCTCGTACGCCGGCCTGCGCGGGCTCGTGCGCGCCGAGGGCGGCGCCGTCCACCACCACGTGAACATCTACGTGAACAACGAGGCGATCGAGGCGCTCCAGGGGCTCTCGACGCCGCTCCGGGACGGCGATGAGGTGGCGATCATCCCCGCCCTCGCGGGCGGCGGCTGGTGA
- the cysK gene encoding cysteine synthase A gives MTRPKIAASVLELIGGTPMVRLNRLPRPGGARVVAKLESVNPGGSVKDRIALSMLEDAEARGLLKPGSTIVEPTSGNTGIGLAMAAAVKGYRLILTMPDDMSVERQRLLARFGAELHVTPAIEGMTGAVHAAQELLREHPDYFMPQQFQNPANPEAHRRTTALEILEAVDGRLDAFVAGVGTGGTVTGVGEVLKAKVPGVRVIAVEPAKSPVLSGGKARPHAIQGIGASFVPGVLNRAVIDRIIQVRDEDALTWSRRLAREEGLLVGVSAGAAAFAACAVAAELGAGQLVVTVLPDTGERYLSQG, from the coding sequence ATGACGCGGCCGAAGATCGCCGCGAGCGTGCTCGAGCTGATCGGCGGGACCCCGATGGTCCGGCTCAACCGGCTGCCCAGGCCCGGCGGCGCGCGCGTCGTCGCCAAGCTCGAGTCGGTCAACCCGGGCGGCAGCGTGAAGGACCGGATCGCGCTGTCGATGCTCGAGGACGCGGAGGCGCGCGGCCTGCTCAAGCCCGGCTCGACGATCGTCGAGCCGACGAGCGGCAACACCGGCATCGGGCTCGCGATGGCGGCCGCGGTGAAGGGCTACCGGCTCATCCTGACGATGCCCGACGACATGAGCGTCGAGCGCCAGCGCCTCCTCGCGCGCTTCGGCGCGGAGCTCCACGTCACGCCCGCGATCGAGGGCATGACGGGCGCCGTCCACGCGGCGCAGGAGCTCCTGCGCGAGCACCCCGACTACTTCATGCCCCAGCAGTTCCAGAACCCCGCGAACCCCGAGGCCCACCGGCGCACGACGGCGCTCGAGATCCTCGAGGCGGTCGACGGCCGACTCGACGCGTTCGTGGCGGGCGTGGGCACGGGGGGCACGGTGACCGGCGTGGGCGAGGTCCTCAAGGCGAAGGTGCCGGGCGTGCGCGTCATCGCCGTCGAGCCGGCGAAGTCGCCCGTGCTCTCCGGCGGCAAGGCGCGCCCGCACGCGATCCAGGGCATCGGCGCGTCGTTCGTCCCGGGGGTGCTGAATCGCGCCGTCATCGACCGGATCATCCAGGTGCGCGACGAGGACGCGCTCACGTGGTCGCGGAGGCTCGCGCGCGAGGAGGGGCTGCTGGTCGGCGTCTCGGCCGGCGCCGCCGCCTTCGCCGCGTGCGCCGTGGCCGCAGAATTGGGCGCGGGCCAGCTCGTCGTCACCGTGCTCCCGGACACCGGCGAGCGCTACCTCAGCCAGGGCTAG
- a CDS encoding Rrf2 family transcriptional regulator — protein sequence MRISAKGEYAILAVLDLALRRGQVLVPIQEVAERQGIPQRYLEQVLLSLKRAGVLGSKRGSSGGYHLTRPPEQISVGDVLRAAEGAASPVEAQRRPGGRNGGETFDLGELWDEIAKAVSAVVDRITFGELAERVRARRSAARPMYHI from the coding sequence GTGAGGATCTCGGCCAAGGGGGAGTACGCGATCCTCGCGGTGCTGGACCTGGCGCTCCGGCGCGGGCAGGTGCTGGTGCCGATCCAGGAGGTCGCCGAGCGCCAGGGGATCCCGCAGCGCTACCTCGAGCAGGTGCTGCTCTCGCTCAAGCGCGCGGGGGTCCTCGGCTCGAAGCGCGGCTCCTCGGGGGGCTACCACCTCACGCGCCCGCCCGAGCAGATCAGCGTGGGCGACGTGCTGCGCGCGGCCGAGGGGGCCGCGTCGCCCGTGGAGGCCCAGCGCCGCCCCGGTGGCCGGAACGGCGGCGAGACGTTCGATCTCGGCGAGCTCTGGGACGAGATCGCGAAGGCGGTCTCGGCGGTCGTCGACCGGATCACCTTCGGCGAGCTGGCCGAGCGCGTGCGCGCGCGCCGGAGCGCCGCACGGCCGATGTACCACATATGA